The Melanotaenia boesemani isolate fMelBoe1 chromosome 8, fMelBoe1.pri, whole genome shotgun sequence DNA window AATCCGATAGTGGAATGTTTGCATTTACATGTATACGtgggggcggcgtggctcagcaaggtagagctgtcctcttgtaacccaagggttgccggttcgatcctcggccaagtcgagttcatgtcgaggtgtccttgggcaagacaccgaacccctaattgctcctgatgggtcgtggttgagcgccttgcatggcagcttttgccgtcagtgtgtgaatgggatgtataatgtaaagctctttgggtatcatcccaggtacagtaaagcgctatatttACCACAACATTTACCATATACACAAGTACCCCTAGTTGAAGTTATTGCAGAATATGCAAACGGAAGCACCAAAATGTTCTTTGGCATTAATATATGACCAAAATCCACCATGGCTGCTACAAAGTCATCCAACACTCCAGGATTTACAAGGACTGAGCTTTTTCCGCCAATATAATGAGCCGTAGTAAGTAATAGTAAGCCACTGTAAGGTAAAAATGGAGATATGAACATGCCTAGGATAAACAGTCCTGGGTGGGTGGCTGGCTGTAAAATATACAAagcctttatttttaaatactcaTGTTTAACAAATATGAAACCTGCAGTCTACTCATCCCACCTGATAAAGTTAGTATAGTAATGAAGCAAAGACTGATGACCAAGTAGATTTATTTCAGTGAAATCAAGTGATACACCTTCCAGTAGAAACCCACCATGTACATTTTGACATGAGGTGGAGGGGCACCACCACCACTTGTAACCAATCCCTCAAAACCGTGCATAGGTCTGCAACTGCCACCATTATTTCTGCCCCTCACCAGCCATTTAGCACAGAATAGACAAGCAGTATTAACATGCAAGTGCAACATGCTGCCGTTGTAGGAAAAGCTGTCCTGTTTGCTCAAGATGTTTTAACGTAGGTGATGTTCAAGTACTGAGTAGGTTCCTTCTTGTCTAGTGTCATAGAAACCGTCTGCGCCAACTTCCCATCTGGTCGTAGCTGAAACACTCGACAAATCTGTAAATGGAAACAAGGCGAGGTCAGCGACACGTGGCTGTGGCCGTTATTCATCCAGATGAGTGCAATAGAAACATTGTTCACAGTGAAAAGCAGCTTCACAGATCAGCCAGTTTGTGCATGATGGCAGATTTACCTGCTGCACGTGGGGCTCCTTGGCAAAAGAGATTCTTTCCAACTTGTGGGTCTTCAAGGTCAGCTGCTTTCCTGTGAGCTCTCCCTCTTCAATCTCCACCAGACCTGCTCAACACCACCTCGTTTTAGTTTTCCAAGCCCGACAATGTTAAGTTGGATTTAGTGGATTTAAGTCTACCTGAGTCCTGTGCAATAATGAAAGCCACTCTGTTGGTCTTTGGCTGCATTCGAATGAAGCCACATTCTCTGTGTGAAGGCTTAGATGAGTCTTCAGGAGAGGCATTGAACCTGTACAACACAGCAACAGATCAGCCACAGGTCTGAGGTCTGCCACAACAGATTTCTGGACAAGAATTATGCAACCACAGTTTGTCTGCACTAACACCTACATGAAGTGCATTGCTGGTTGTCCCATGTGGCTGAAGTGCAGCTTCTCTGTGTAGCTGAAAGGTTTGATGGAGTGGAAGCCTCCCTGTCCAGGTTCATCACTCTCCCAGGTACCCAGCAACCAGTTGACAGGTTCAAGGGCTGGGTTCAGCTCCACTGAAGCTATTAgcataaacattaaaagccACAGCAGTCAGTTAACACGCGTGTCAGGATAACTCCAACACTGGCTTTTACAGGCAACTTCCACATTTAAAATGGAGTTTGCCAAGTGAGCTTTAAGCAGAAATGTCCAGTCCCTTTGTCTTAATGTGGACAGGCCTGAACaaaacttgacaagcagttgaGGAGATCTacttaatttgaatcaggtgtgttgggaaGGTGGCCCTAAACTACAAGCATTGGGTAttcctgatttaaatgaatacaAGTTCCAAGATATCTGCTATTACAGGTTGTTTTAGAAACTACATTAGATAGAAGTGCAAGTTACagaagtaatttcattacaagtaaagaagaaaacatcacCTGTTACCCAAAAGAAATCTAGTTTAACTCACGTCAGAGTTGACAGGTTATCTTGTCtcaaaagttaaacaaaacttAGACAAAGTTCTGCTTAAGAGTCAAATAGTTAACTTACAGGCACTGTTGGAAGAAGATGGCATTATAAGCTGTTGCAGGAGGGCAGCTGTGGATCCAAACTGAGATGCAGAAATACAAGCTCTGCAACACTGGCACCTGACGCAGGTTAAAGCCCTTTTATAGGCGGTCCAAGCACCCCAGGGAACCTTGGGAATTGTAGTTAACTCTTAAATACTACAAATATGTCAATTAACCTTTAGAAAAATATAACTTGAGAAAACAAATATCAACTTTGACCACATTTTGTTCCTGATTCATGAAATAAAGACAGGAGGAGCATTccctaacaaaacaaacacacttagTACTCTGTATGGGACATCCGACAATGTTATTATTTAGCCATCTTATACGAGATGGATTTCTGACAGCATAAGGACAAACTATTTCAACTGTCTTGAATAAaaacactatttatttatttactaattatttattcatttcccCCTGTGAATCAGTAATTAATCATCTGAGGGTGTTAGTTCTTCTTGAGAGCTTCTATTAGGACATGCAGTGCCACGTTAGTATTAGTTTTCTTATACTTGTGAGTCTTCAGCCTGTAAGTGTGATAAATCTGGTGTCAAATCATTTTTCTGAATCatcctgctgagtcactgcagaCAATGTTCTCATGGGCTGTTCACCGGGGTGCTAATGGGGGATAGTCTCCCTCTTTATCTCATGTTTTCCAGGTTTAATAcctttgtgtgtgagtgtgtgtgtgtgtgtgtgtgtgtgtgtgtgtgtgttttctttgtcctttttttttttttttttttcttttgttttcttttcttttgtcaacTTTCCCATTGCctagaatttttttttgttaaaaactatATCCAAGTAGCAGCTGAATATGGATCCTCTTAGACAGGCTCTTCCGTTCAGTTCATCATATTTTGTTGACGCTACAGGAATGTTCACTATAAATATTTTGAGCTACTTACAGGGTGGCTGTAGTAGTGGTGGTAAACTGAGAATAcagttttattctattctattctattctatttcatCATCTCatgttgttgctgcttttaagTCACAAAATAAAGACCAATTCTTACTAGTGAGCAAACCTTCTTGAATCACATGACAAAGGAAttgtaaaattgtaaataaagtaataaaactagaagcactcagagagcgcagacctccatcAAACCATGGGGTCAGTCACCTGATAAAAACCCCCAAAGGCCCAACAACCTACCCCGTACCCCCTATATTTtgaaccttctggatcaccaCATCCAGAATATCAATACGATCCGGATCAAACAATATTGGATTATGACAtttaccatgatgtcatcttgtatttatttatttatttatttattacttaggAGTTCTAATGCCAAAATTATCTCCCAAAGCAGCCTTTAAAAAATTCTtggatccagacggtgatccagatcacccccaaaatgtaatAATGGGTTCatgaaattttaatttcttgaaaattttgtcaaaatccatccatagctttttgagttatgttgctaacagacagacagcctAACATGGCTggaaacataataataataataataattaaaagtcGAGGAATGAATGCAGAATTAGCTTTGGCTATGCTCCAgcaaatgaatgaggaagactcAGATGGGGGAGAAATGATCAGCTCCTCTTACTAAAATTGGACCAAGTTTTTTAGCAAGTCaaacacattttagtttattgcTGCCTCCCAGAGTAACTGCTTTTGTTATCCATTGCAATATAAATCTGATTATATGGGCCTGaagttttaaagaaacacataaaaccttgTATCAAATACTTGTGTTGTATTTGTAACACATATGACCTGGAAATAATAATTAAGTGCAATGACTCATTACTTGCAATAAAATTACATCTTTAACTTGCACTTCTATCTAATGTAGTTTCTAAAACAACCTGTAATAGCAGATATCTTGGAACGtgtattcatttaaatcaggaaTACCCAATGCTTGTAGTTTAGGGCCACCTTCCCAACacgcctgattcaaattaagtAGATCTCCTCAACTACTTGTCAAGTTTTGTTCAGGCCTGTCCACATTAAGACAAAGGGACTGGACATTTCTGCTTAAAGCTCACTTGGCAAACTCCATTTTAAGTGTGGAAGTTGCCTGTAAAAGCCAGTGTTGGAGTTATCCTGACACGTGTGTTTGTTAACTCTGACTGCTGTggcttttaatgtttatgcTAATAGCTTCAGTGGAGCTGAACCCAGCCCTTGAACCTCTCAACTGGTTGCTGGGTACCTGGGAGAGTGATGAACCTGGACAGGGAGGCTTCCACTCCAGCAAACCTTTCAGCTAcacagaaaagctgcacttcAGCCACATGGGACAACCAGCAATGCACTTCATGTAGGTGTTAGTGCTGACAAACTGTGGTTGCATAATTCTTGTCCAGAAATCTGTTGTGGCAGACCTCAGACCTGTGGCTGATCTGTTGCTGTGTTTTACAGGTTCAATGCCTCTCCTGAAGATTCATCTAAGCCTTCACACAGAGAATGTGGCTTCATTCGAATGCAGCCAAAGACCAACAGAGTGGCTTTCATTATTGCACAGGACTCAGGTAGACTTAAATCCACTAAATCCAACTTAACATCGTCAGGCttagaaaactaaaataagGTGGTTATGAGCAGGTCTGGTGGAGATTGAAGAGGGAGAGCTTACAGGGAATCAATTGAATCTGCAGACCCAAAAGTTGGAAAGAATCTCTTTTGCCAGCAAACCCCATGTACAGCAGGTAAAACTGTTCCTGAGTTATCAGGTACAAGCATAAATGAGCTGATCTTTGCATTAATATTGAGCGTTGTCATATGtaactagaaaaaaaagaagttgtgtACTGTTTGCTGTCTGTAACCTCACCTGCTCTTTTCCACCCTGCAGATGTGTCGAGTAATTCAGCTGCGACCAGATGGGAAGCTTGAGCAGACTGTTTCCATGGCTACAGACAAGCAGCCGCTGACTCAACACTTGCACATCATCACCTGCCATCAGTTATCTTAGTCTTCAAGCTGGCAGTATTTTCATGTGCAGTGTATTGattcagaaagataaaatatgcTTAAGCATTTTGTCAAGAATCAGCATCACGTAGTCATGGAAACAAATCTACAGTTGCATAGTGTCATACCTCTTATATTAACTTGAATAATTCAaagcatttttgtattttatatacacacacacatatatatatatatatatatatatatatgtatgtgtgtgtgtgtagtgttaataatataataaaattttgCAATAATGTGGaattttattgatgttttagttaaaagattaatataaaaaatgacaatGTTGCCTTTCCATCATGTTGttgcacattaaaaatataatgtaaGTGAGATTGTTGTGCAAATGGCTGAAACTCTCCTGGTTTTGGTGTAGACAAATGCAATGACTATATTTGACTTCTGTTATTAGCTAAAATAGCTGCTGTCCTGGGGTCTGGTTTACAAACATCAGCATATGATCAGATGGATTATCACAATCATCTGTTTCTCGGAGGCTGAAAGGCAGCACAGCTGTAACAGTCTAAGTGGGAAAgaagcacaaaaaaaagaaaaaaatgccaaTTGTGTGAATGAATAAGCTCAATCATATCACAGCTCAATCCTGTTTCGTAGCACAGGTCCCCTGGAGTCAGTGTGCTATTTTGTGTTTGGGTCAGAGGGCTCTGTTACACTGAAAGGTGTTTCCTTTCTGGTGTTAAGAGTATTATTATAATACACTTCATATAGAACGCTGTTCAGGACTTGCAAAGAGTCTTTACAATTCAAATCCAAAGTAAACAGATACAACACCAAATGGTAAATGGTTcatatttatatagtgctttgcTGTACCTGGAAAGATActtaaagcgctttacatcatacatcacattcacccattcacacacacattcatgcacttatggcggaagctgccaagCAAGGCGCTTGACCACGATCCATCAGGACCagttaggggttcagtgtcttgcccaggGATACCTCGACATAAACTCGACttggctgaggatcgaaccggcaaccctcgggtttcAAGACGACCTCGCTGAGCCATGCAGTAAAATGAAGCAGTCTAAACGCAAAACAAAATGGAGAACTGCTTCATTATTGTACATGTTGATATGTtgaagttatttaaataaatcacttcCAGGCAACTGAATGAATGTTCCAGGTTCAAGTTCAGTAACTTTTCATTACTGCACATGTGATGCTCAAAAGAGAGACAAAGTTCACCTTCTCTATAAATCTGCCTCTTCAAAggttttacttaaaaaagaaaacatcttaatTTGGCCTAACAGTACAATCTTGTACATTTTTTCTACAACAAGAAGAGCATTTATTTAGTGTGGAGGTTCTGGCTCTGTCTGCCATGGCTTGTTGATAATTGAACAAAACCTGACAAAGGGATGTTAGTTCTTCCACACagctaaaaatgtgaaatgagcTGCATCATATGTACCGTCTGTGGTGCTGCAGCTgatttatttggtcatttttaaagCATAATTTGAGTTAAAGATTTCCCTGCCATTCCTGCGCTTAAAAAGTTCAATTTTATTCATTAGAGTCACACTTCATGTATCACTGCAGACATTAAAGTTGTATAATCCTGGCAGATTTTAAACTCTTCAGCCGATCCCCTCATTTTTACAGGTTTTGTGTTTCTATAAGATGTGAATCTTAATGCAGAGAATGTAGTTTCACTTGAATGCCACCAAAGACCAACAGAGTAGCTTTCAATAAACTCCTGCAACAGATTCTGCATGTAATTCAGGCAGACTTCAAACCTCTAGATGCCACATTCCTCATCACGACTGGCTCCACTTGTATTTCTGGACACTATtgtattttccacattttgcaTTAGTACCATTTGCAACAACGACAAATACATCACCTCCACACCATCCATTGAGGCACTAAATAAATTGCTCTTCCAAGGGAGAGGCATGGTTCCCAGGTCTATACTAGTTGATTGGATGCGTTACAGTACTGGCCAACTTGCAAAAGGTGGCCGACAGCGTGCTGAAGTCTTCCGGGACTTGTGAGTCCAGCATGTCTGGAAGCCATCGAGTTCAACATCTGTGCCATTGCTGTGTTTGGTTCACATGCTGATCCCGTCCAGCCAGTTACAGGTAACCTGATAGTGAAATGTGTGCATTTTCATGTATACACAAGTACCCCTAGTTGAAGTTATTGCAGAATATGCAAACGGAAGCACCAAAATGTTCTTTGGCATTAATCAATGACCAAAATCCACCATGGCTACTACAAAGTCATCCAACACTCCGGGATTTACAATGAAGGACTGAGCTTTTCCCCCCCATATAATGAGCCGTAGTAAGTAATAGTAAGCCATTGTAAGGTAAAAATGGAGGTAAGAACATACCTAGGATAAACAGTCCTGGGTGGCTGGCTGTAAAATATACAAagcctttatttttaaatactcaTGTTTAACAAATATGAAACCTGCAGTCTACTCATCCCACCTGATAAAGTTAGTATAGTAATGAAGCAAAGACTGATGACCAAGTAGATTTATTTCAGTGAAATCAAGTGATACACCTTCCAGTAGAAACCCACCATGTACATTTTGACATGAGGTGGAGGGGCACCACCACCAACAATTGTAACCAATCCCTCAAAACCGTGCATAGGTCTGCAACTGCCACCATTATTTCTGCCCCTCACCAGCCATTTAGCACAGAATAGACAAGCAGTATTAACATGCAAGTGCAACATGCTGCCGTTGTAGGAAAAGCTGTCCTGTTTGCTCAAGATGTTTTAACGTAGGTGATGTTCAAGTACTGAGTAGGTTCCTTCTTGTCTAGTGTCATAGAAACCGTCTGCGCCAACTTCCCATCTGGTCGTAGCTGAAACACTCGACAAATCTGTAAATGGAAACAAGGCGAGGTCAGCGACATGTGGCTGTAGCCATTATTCATCCAAATGAGTGCAATCGAAACATTGTTCACAGTGAAAAGCAGCTTCACAGATCAGCCAGTTTGTCATGATGGCAGATTTACCTGCTGCACGTGGGGCTCCTTGGCAAAAGAGATTCTTTCCAACTTGTGGGTCTTCAAGGTCAGCTGCTTTCCTGTGAGCTCTCCCTCTTCAATCTCCACCAGACCTGCTCAAGACCACCTCGTTGTAGTTTTCTAAGCTCAACAATGTTAAGTTGGATTTGGTGGATTTAAGTCTACCTGAGTCCTGTGCAATAATGAAAGCCACTCTGTTGGTCTTTGGCTGCATTCGAATGAAGCCACATTCTCTGTGTGAAGGCTTAGATGAATCTTCAGGAGAGGCACTGAACCTGTAAAACACAGCAACAGATCAGCCACAGGTCTGAGGTCTGCCTCAAGAGATTTCTGGACAAGAATTATGCAACCACAGTTTGTCAGCACTAACACCTACATGAAGTGCATTGCTGGTTGTCCCATGTGGCTGAAGTGCAGCTTCTCTGTGTAGCTGAAAGGTTTGATGGAGTGGAAGCCTCCCTGTCCAGGTTCATCACTCTCCCAGGTACCCAGCAACCAGTTGACAGGTTCAAGGGCTGGGTTCAGCTCCACTGAAGCTATTAGCGTAAACATTAAAAGCCACAGGAGTCAGTTAACACACGTGTCAGGATAACTCCAACACTGGCTTTTACAGGCAACTTCCACATTTAAAATGGAGTTTGCCAAGTGAGCTTTAAGCAGAAATGTCCAGTCCCTTTGTCTTAATGTGGACAGGCCTGAACaaaacttgacaagcagttgaGGAGATCTACttaatttgaattaggtgtgttgggAAGGTGGCCCTAAACTACAAGCATTGGGTAttcctgatttaaatgaatacaAGTTCCAAGATATCTGCTATTACAGGTTGTTTTAGAAACTACATTAGATAGAAGTGCAAGTTACagaagtaatttcattacaagtaaagaagaaaacatcacCTGTTACCCAAAAGAAATCTAGTTTAACTCACGTCAGAGTTGACAGGTTATCTTGTCtcaaaagttaaacaaaacttAGACAAAGTTCTGCTTAAGAGTCAAATAGTTAACTTACAGGCACTGTTGGAAGAAGATGGCATTATAAGCTGTTGCAGGAGGGCAGCTGTGGATCCAAACTGAGATGCAGAAATACAAGCTCTGCAACACTGGCACCTGACGCAGGTTAAAGCCCTTTTATAGGCGGTCCAAGCACCCCAGGGAACCTTGGGAATTGTAGTTAACTCTTAAATACTACAAATATGTCAATTAACCTTTAGAAAAATATAACTTGAGAAAACAAATATCAACTTTGACCACATTTTGTTCCTGATTCATGAAATAAAGACAGGAGGAGCATTCCCTAACAAAAGAAATACAATGAGTAC harbors:
- the LOC121644100 gene encoding peroxynitrite isomerase THAP4-like is translated as MPSSSNSASSVELNPALEPVNWLLGTWESDEPGQGGFHSIKPFSYTEKLHFSHMGQPAMHFMFNASPEDSSKPSHRECGFIRMQPKTNRVAFIIAQDSGLVEIEEGELTGKQLTLKTHKLERISFAKEPHVQQICRVFQLRPDGKLAQTVSMTLDKKEPTQYLNITYVKTS
- the LOC121644805 gene encoding peroxynitrite isomerase THAP4-like — protein: MFMLIASVELNPALEPLNWLLGTWESDEPGQGGFHSSKPFSYTEKLHFSHMGQPAMHFMFNASPEDSSKPSHRECGFIRMQPKTNRVAFIIAQDSGLVEIEEGELTGNQLNLQTQKLERISFASKPHVQQMCRVIQLRPDGKLEQTVSMATDKQPLTQHLHIITCHQLS
- the LOC121644739 gene encoding peroxynitrite isomerase THAP4-like; amino-acid sequence: MPSSSNSASSVELNPALEPVNWLLGTWESDEPGQGGFHSIKPFSYTEKLHFSHMGQPAMHFMFSASPEDSSKPSHRECGFIRMQPKTNRVAFIIAQDSGLVEIEEGELTGKQLTLKTHKLERISFAKEPHVQQICRVFQLRPDGKLAQTVSMTLDKKEPTQYLNITYVKTS